Proteins from a genomic interval of Microbacterium imperiale:
- a CDS encoding ROK family protein: MLNIGIDIGGTKIAGGVVSADGTIVDRIRVDTPTDTDALADAVADMVRHFRDSHDVTAVGVAAAGFLDRTRSIMRHAPNIDWVDHPLRAELESRVGVAVVLENDANAAGWAEYRFGAGRGSANMVMLTLGTGVGGAVVIDGQLLIGGRGAAGELGHVRFERGGRLCGCGLHGCLEQYASGRALQREAVAIADDPELGSGLAQVRDERGSIPGDAISRLILADDPGAVEALRRVATALGESAGGFQATLDPEIFVIGGGVAQLGETLLAPVRAAYRAALPGGENAAPADFAIATLGNDAGLIGVADLAGGR, from the coding sequence GTGCTCAACATCGGCATCGACATCGGCGGAACCAAGATCGCCGGCGGCGTGGTCTCCGCGGACGGGACGATCGTCGATCGGATCCGCGTCGACACCCCGACCGACACCGACGCCCTGGCGGATGCCGTGGCCGACATGGTCCGCCACTTCCGCGACTCGCACGACGTGACCGCGGTCGGCGTGGCCGCCGCCGGTTTCCTCGACCGCACGCGCTCGATCATGCGTCACGCGCCCAACATCGACTGGGTCGACCACCCGCTGCGGGCCGAGCTGGAGTCGCGCGTCGGTGTGGCCGTCGTCCTCGAGAACGACGCGAACGCCGCCGGCTGGGCGGAGTACCGGTTCGGCGCGGGCCGCGGCAGCGCCAACATGGTCATGCTGACCCTCGGCACCGGTGTCGGGGGAGCCGTCGTGATCGACGGTCAGCTGCTGATCGGCGGACGCGGCGCGGCGGGCGAACTCGGTCACGTGCGCTTCGAGCGCGGCGGACGGCTCTGCGGCTGCGGACTGCACGGCTGCCTCGAGCAGTACGCCTCGGGCCGCGCGCTGCAGCGCGAAGCGGTCGCCATCGCCGACGACCCCGAGCTCGGCTCCGGGCTGGCGCAGGTGCGCGACGAGCGCGGCTCCATCCCGGGCGACGCGATCTCGCGGCTCATCCTGGCCGACGACCCGGGCGCCGTCGAGGCGCTGCGCCGCGTCGCGACCGCGCTCGGCGAATCCGCGGGCGGTTTCCAGGCGACGCTCGACCCCGAGATCTTCGTCATCGGCGGCGGTGTCGCGCAGCTCGGCGAGACGCTGCTCGCGCCGGTCCGCGCCGCCTACCGGGCCGCGCTGCCCGGTGGCGAGAACGCCGCGCCGGCCGACTTCGCCATCGCGACGCTGGGCAACGACGCCGGTCTCATCGGCGTCGCGGACCTCGCCGGGGGGCGGTGA
- the pknB gene encoding Stk1 family PASTA domain-containing Ser/Thr kinase, with product MSMSQQTDPLIGRLVDQRYRVRARIARGGMATVYVATDLRLERRVALKVMHGHLSDDSVFQSRFIQEARSAARLADPHVVNVFDQGQDGEMAYLVMEYLPGITLRELLREQKRLTIPQTITIMDAILSGLAAAHRAGIVHRDVKPENVLLAEDGRIKIGDFGLARATTANTATGQMLLGTIAYLAPELVTRGTADARSDIYALGILLYEMLAGEQPYKGEQPMQIAYQHATDSVPRPSAKNPGVPEQLDELVLWATEREPDERPLDAKVMLDRLREIERELGVFPQVVRTAPAGAAEVVTDDDGSGSGEVTKLMPGTFTAPPVTTDVDNATRLRRQSRRNRTRGAWLVMLVIALAALAGGTGWWFGSGPGSLVAVPDVRGLTFDEAQGALAAQGLQATESGENSLDVQEGLTIRTDPDPGARLDRDAVVTIYVSRGPAEVSIPALAGQTEEAARELLRQNVVAVADQAEAEFDPDVAAGTVIRASVTPAAGGDPVDCTEGCLVRQGDAATLLVSRGAVPEVSGMSVERATRTLTDAGLEVAEDNRTEASTSIARGDVIGILGRDDDGNWRPGDVVTLIVSTGPPLFEVPDVVGQTRDAAAETLRGAGFEVSYSALWNIWPDGLTKVTAQDPAGGSMHVRGTTITLQITATG from the coding sequence GTGAGCATGAGCCAGCAGACCGACCCGCTGATCGGCCGACTGGTCGACCAGCGATACCGCGTCCGTGCTCGCATCGCCCGCGGTGGCATGGCGACGGTCTACGTCGCGACCGACCTGCGGCTTGAGCGCCGCGTCGCCCTGAAGGTGATGCACGGCCACCTGTCCGACGACTCGGTCTTCCAGAGCCGGTTCATCCAGGAGGCGCGCTCGGCCGCACGCCTGGCCGACCCGCACGTGGTCAACGTCTTCGACCAGGGCCAGGACGGCGAGATGGCCTACCTGGTGATGGAGTACCTGCCGGGGATCACGCTGCGCGAGCTGCTGCGCGAGCAGAAACGCCTCACCATCCCCCAGACGATCACGATCATGGACGCGATCCTGTCGGGGCTCGCTGCCGCCCATCGCGCCGGCATCGTGCACCGCGACGTCAAGCCCGAGAACGTGCTGCTCGCCGAGGACGGGCGGATCAAGATCGGCGACTTCGGTCTCGCGCGCGCCACGACCGCGAACACCGCGACCGGCCAGATGCTGCTGGGCACGATCGCCTACCTGGCACCCGAGCTCGTCACCCGCGGCACCGCCGACGCCCGCAGCGACATCTACGCGCTCGGCATCCTGCTGTACGAGATGCTCGCCGGCGAGCAGCCCTACAAGGGCGAGCAGCCGATGCAGATCGCCTATCAGCACGCGACCGACTCGGTTCCCCGTCCCAGCGCGAAGAACCCCGGCGTGCCCGAACAGCTCGACGAGCTCGTTCTGTGGGCCACCGAACGCGAACCCGACGAACGCCCCCTCGACGCCAAGGTCATGCTCGACCGGCTGCGCGAGATCGAGCGTGAGCTGGGCGTCTTCCCGCAGGTCGTGCGCACCGCGCCGGCCGGCGCGGCCGAGGTCGTCACCGATGACGACGGATCGGGCTCGGGCGAGGTCACCAAGCTGATGCCCGGCACCTTCACGGCGCCCCCGGTCACCACCGATGTCGACAACGCGACGCGACTGCGCCGTCAGTCCCGTCGCAATCGCACGCGCGGCGCGTGGCTGGTCATGCTGGTCATCGCCCTGGCCGCCCTCGCCGGCGGCACCGGCTGGTGGTTCGGCTCGGGACCGGGCTCGCTCGTCGCGGTGCCCGACGTCCGCGGGCTGACCTTCGACGAGGCGCAGGGCGCCCTCGCCGCGCAGGGTCTGCAGGCCACTGAGTCCGGCGAGAACAGCCTCGACGTCCAAGAGGGTTTGACGATCCGCACCGATCCCGACCCGGGGGCACGGCTCGACCGCGACGCGGTCGTGACGATCTACGTCTCGCGGGGGCCCGCCGAGGTGTCTATCCCCGCGCTCGCGGGGCAGACCGAGGAGGCGGCGCGCGAACTGCTGCGGCAGAACGTCGTCGCGGTCGCCGATCAGGCCGAGGCGGAGTTCGATCCGGATGTCGCCGCGGGCACCGTCATCCGCGCGTCCGTGACGCCCGCGGCCGGCGGTGACCCGGTCGACTGCACCGAGGGATGCCTCGTCCGCCAGGGCGACGCCGCTACGCTGCTCGTCTCACGCGGAGCCGTGCCGGAGGTGTCGGGCATGAGCGTCGAGCGCGCGACGCGCACGCTCACCGACGCGGGACTCGAGGTCGCGGAGGACAACCGCACGGAGGCGAGCACCAGCATCGCGCGGGGCGACGTCATCGGGATCCTCGGTCGCGACGACGACGGCAACTGGCGCCCCGGCGACGTCGTCACCCTCATCGTCTCGACCGGTCCCCCGCTCTTCGAGGTGCCCGATGTCGTCGGCCAGACGCGTGATGCGGCGGCCGAGACGCTCCGCGGCGCGGGGTTCGAGGTGTCGTACTCGGCGCTGTGGAACATCTGGCCCGACGGTCTGACGAAGGTCACGGCGCAGGATCCGGCCGGCGGCAGCATGCACGTGCGCGGCACGACGATCACGTTGCAGATCACCGCGACCGGCTGA
- a CDS encoding polyprenyl synthetase family protein — protein MTTSPDPISAVSQRLESFAADRRAEVADLGGEAVDFVEAALACLHGGKRLRARFLAAGFAAVGGDTDGGQDVAGVAASLEVFQAAALVHDDLVDNSDTRRGRPAAHRALENHHRRSAWAGDAEPFGRAAAVLLGDLLVAWSDDLLEQSIATDRHAADVRRQYATMRRDVTVGQYLDVAEEAAFASAPEGSHAQRALRIASYKSARYSVQQPILIGAALGGADAPQRDALSSFGHAVGLAFQLRDDILGVFGDAAVTGKPSGDDLREGKRTVLIAYACETLDTAARDELETALGDRGLDENAIARLQDLIRSSGAIERLETDISRFAAEAEAALADAPLTVAGITALRELARAAIERSA, from the coding sequence GTGACGACCTCGCCCGACCCGATTTCCGCTGTTTCCCAGCGACTGGAAAGCTTCGCCGCGGATCGACGGGCCGAGGTCGCCGACCTCGGCGGCGAAGCCGTCGATTTCGTCGAGGCGGCGCTCGCCTGTCTCCATGGCGGCAAGCGCCTGCGCGCCCGCTTCCTGGCGGCCGGTTTCGCCGCTGTGGGCGGTGACACCGACGGCGGGCAGGATGTCGCGGGCGTGGCCGCATCGCTCGAGGTCTTCCAGGCCGCAGCGCTCGTCCACGATGACCTCGTCGACAACTCCGACACCCGCCGCGGCCGGCCCGCCGCGCACCGCGCGCTCGAGAACCACCACCGCCGCTCGGCCTGGGCCGGCGACGCCGAGCCGTTCGGGCGCGCAGCGGCCGTCCTGCTCGGCGATCTGCTCGTCGCCTGGTCGGACGATCTGCTCGAGCAGTCGATCGCGACGGACCGACACGCCGCAGACGTACGACGGCAGTACGCCACGATGCGTCGCGACGTCACAGTGGGGCAGTACCTCGACGTCGCCGAGGAGGCGGCCTTCGCCTCCGCGCCCGAGGGCTCGCACGCGCAGCGGGCACTGCGCATCGCCTCCTACAAGTCGGCGCGGTACAGCGTGCAGCAGCCGATCCTCATCGGCGCCGCCCTCGGCGGTGCAGACGCTCCGCAGCGCGATGCGTTGAGCAGCTTCGGGCATGCCGTGGGCCTCGCCTTCCAGCTGCGCGACGACATCCTCGGCGTGTTCGGCGACGCCGCCGTGACGGGGAAGCCCTCGGGCGACGACCTGCGCGAGGGCAAGCGGACCGTCCTCATCGCCTACGCGTGCGAGACCCTCGACACCGCCGCGCGGGACGAGCTCGAAACCGCGCTCGGCGACCGGGGCCTGGACGAGAACGCGATCGCACGACTGCAAGACCTCATCCGCTCCAGCGGCGCGATCGAGCGTCTCGAGACCGACATCTCGCGCTTCGCCGCCGAAGCGGAGGCGGCGCTCGCCGACGCTCCGCTCACGGTCGCGGGCATCACCGCGCTGCGTGAGCTCGCGCGCGCCGCGATCGAGCGCTCCGCCTGA
- a CDS encoding lysophospholipid acyltransferase family protein has product MFYWLMKYIFIGPIVKAIFRPWIVGRRNVPASGAAIFASNHLSVSDSIFLPLMIDRPMSFLAKSDYFTGTGLKGWATRVFMKATGQIAIDRTGGKASEASLNTGLQVLGRGDLLGIYPEGTRSPDGKLYRGRTGLARMALEARVPVIPVVMVDTDAVMPIGRSIPRVGRVGMVIGEPLDFSRFQGMESDRFVLRSVTDEIMVALQRLGEQEYADVYASSVKERAAAAARD; this is encoded by the coding sequence GTGTTCTACTGGCTGATGAAGTACATCTTCATCGGACCGATCGTGAAGGCGATCTTCCGACCCTGGATCGTGGGCCGGCGTAACGTGCCGGCCTCCGGTGCGGCCATCTTCGCCAGCAATCACCTGTCGGTGAGCGACTCGATCTTCCTGCCGCTCATGATCGACCGCCCGATGTCGTTCCTCGCCAAGAGCGACTACTTCACCGGGACGGGCCTCAAGGGCTGGGCCACGCGCGTGTTCATGAAGGCGACGGGGCAGATCGCGATCGATCGGACGGGCGGCAAGGCCTCGGAGGCATCCCTCAACACCGGGCTGCAGGTGCTCGGTCGCGGTGACCTGCTCGGGATCTACCCCGAAGGCACCCGCAGCCCCGACGGCAAGCTCTACCGTGGACGCACCGGACTGGCCCGCATGGCGCTCGAGGCGCGGGTGCCCGTGATCCCCGTCGTCATGGTCGACACCGACGCCGTGATGCCCATCGGGCGCAGCATCCCGCGCGTCGGCCGAGTCGGCATGGTCATCGGCGAACCGCTCGACTTCTCGCGCTTCCAGGGCATGGAGAGCGACCGGTTCGTGCTGCGCTCGGTGACCGACGAGATCATGGTCGCCCTTCAGCGCCTCGGCGAGCAGGAGTACGCGGACGTCTACGCGTCGTCGGTCAAGGAGCGCGCCGCCGCCGCCGCGCGCGACTGA
- a CDS encoding class II 3-deoxy-7-phosphoheptulonate synthase: protein MPTLDSLDTWRDLPIKQQPAWNDPDAVAAVSAEIATLPPLVFAGEVDILRERLARAASGEAFLLQGGDCAETFAGATAEKIRNRIKTVLQMAVVLTYGASMPVVKMGRMAGQFAKPRSSDTETRGDVTLPAYRGDIVNGYDFTAASRQPDPARLLKGYHTAASTLNLIRAFTQGGFADLREVHSWNKGFATNPANARYEGLAGEIDRAIKFMEAAGANFDELRGVEFYTGHEGLLMDYERPMTRIDSRTNTPYNTSSHFLWIGERTRELDGAHVDYFSKIRNPIGVKLGPTTSTDTALALIDKLDPEREPGRLTFITRMGAGKIRDALPPLLEAVKDSGATPLWVTDPMHGNGITTPTGYKTRRFDDVVDEVRGFFEAHRAVGTFPGGIHVELTGDDVTECLGGSEMIDEATLATRYESLCDPRLNHMQSLELAFLVAEELEKR, encoded by the coding sequence GTGCCTACGCTGGATTCACTCGACACGTGGCGCGATCTTCCCATCAAGCAGCAGCCGGCGTGGAACGACCCCGACGCCGTCGCTGCGGTGTCGGCTGAGATCGCGACGCTCCCGCCCCTCGTCTTCGCCGGAGAGGTCGACATCCTCCGCGAACGCCTCGCGCGCGCGGCATCCGGTGAAGCCTTCCTCCTGCAGGGCGGCGACTGCGCCGAGACCTTCGCCGGAGCGACCGCCGAGAAGATCCGCAACCGGATCAAGACCGTGCTGCAGATGGCCGTCGTGCTCACCTACGGCGCCTCGATGCCCGTCGTGAAGATGGGCCGCATGGCGGGGCAGTTCGCCAAGCCGCGCTCGAGCGACACCGAGACTCGCGGCGACGTGACGCTGCCGGCCTACCGCGGCGACATCGTCAACGGCTACGACTTCACGGCGGCCTCGCGCCAGCCCGATCCCGCGCGGCTGCTCAAGGGCTACCACACGGCGGCCTCGACGCTGAACCTCATCCGCGCGTTCACGCAGGGCGGTTTCGCCGACCTGCGCGAGGTGCACTCGTGGAACAAGGGCTTCGCCACGAACCCGGCCAATGCCCGCTACGAGGGTCTCGCGGGAGAGATCGACCGCGCCATCAAATTCATGGAGGCGGCGGGAGCCAACTTCGACGAACTGCGCGGTGTCGAGTTCTACACGGGCCACGAGGGCCTGCTCATGGACTACGAGCGCCCGATGACGCGCATCGACTCGCGCACGAACACCCCGTACAACACGTCCTCGCACTTCCTCTGGATCGGTGAGCGCACGCGCGAGCTCGACGGCGCCCACGTCGACTACTTCTCGAAGATCCGCAACCCGATCGGCGTCAAGCTCGGCCCCACGACGAGCACCGACACGGCGCTCGCGCTGATCGACAAGCTCGACCCCGAGCGCGAGCCGGGCCGCCTGACGTTCATCACGCGTATGGGCGCCGGGAAGATCCGCGACGCGCTGCCCCCGCTGCTGGAGGCCGTCAAGGACTCGGGCGCGACGCCGCTGTGGGTCACCGACCCGATGCACGGCAACGGCATCACGACGCCCACGGGCTACAAGACGCGTCGCTTCGACGACGTCGTCGACGAGGTGCGCGGCTTCTTCGAGGCGCACCGCGCGGTGGGGACGTTCCCCGGCGGCATCCACGTCGAGCTCACGGGCGACGACGTCACCGAGTGCCTCGGCGGCTCGGAGATGATCGACGAGGCGACGCTCGCCACGCGCTACGAGAGCCTGTGCGACCCGCGCCTGAACCACATGCAGAGCCTCGAGCTGGCGTTCCTCGTCGCCGAGGAGCTCGAGAAGCGCTGA
- a CDS encoding LysM peptidoglycan-binding domain-containing protein encodes MHREPIPHPRRVRHRLSSVVAPAVVGSIALSLSAQPAAAAEPQQRDSAFGHDARALRSTASTAVQPASRPDQHVVGLGDTVSRIAAQHGLRTADLLAWNGLDWSSVIRPGDVIRLSGNSAPSTPAAAPVGTARSHTVAAGETPWSIARAAGIGVAELLGANGLAGDAVIFPGQTLTVPGSGPAAPAAAVAAAPAEAPIAAGSHTVSAGETLSAIAAKHGLALDAVLAANGMDRSSIIYPGQSLVIPGAAAAPAAVVTPAPDLGLDAEQIANARLIIQVGRERGVPDRGIAIALATAMVESWIRNLDWGDRDSLGLFQQRPSTGWGTPDQVRDPARSAATFYGGAGDPNGTDTRGLLDIPGWESLPFTDAAQAVQVSAHPERYGQWEQQAYLWLAALG; translated from the coding sequence GTGCATCGCGAGCCGATCCCCCACCCCCGCCGCGTTCGCCACCGACTGAGCAGCGTCGTCGCGCCCGCCGTCGTGGGCTCGATCGCACTGAGCCTGAGCGCTCAACCTGCGGCTGCCGCCGAACCGCAGCAGCGGGACTCCGCGTTCGGACACGACGCGCGGGCCCTGCGTTCGACCGCGTCGACGGCGGTTCAGCCGGCGAGCCGGCCGGACCAGCACGTGGTGGGTCTGGGCGACACCGTCAGCCGCATCGCCGCCCAGCACGGACTGCGCACCGCGGACCTGCTGGCATGGAACGGTCTGGACTGGTCCTCCGTCATCCGTCCCGGTGACGTCATCCGCCTCTCCGGCAACTCAGCACCGAGCACGCCCGCCGCGGCGCCGGTCGGCACCGCCCGCTCGCACACCGTCGCGGCCGGTGAGACGCCGTGGTCCATCGCGCGCGCCGCCGGGATCGGGGTCGCCGAGCTGCTGGGAGCCAACGGGCTCGCCGGCGACGCCGTGATCTTCCCCGGTCAGACCCTCACGGTGCCCGGTAGCGGACCGGCGGCTCCCGCGGCCGCCGTCGCGGCCGCGCCCGCTGAGGCACCCATCGCCGCCGGGTCGCACACGGTGAGCGCGGGCGAAACATTGTCGGCGATCGCCGCGAAGCACGGCCTCGCCCTCGACGCCGTCCTCGCCGCCAACGGCATGGACCGCTCGTCGATCATCTACCCGGGCCAGTCCCTGGTGATCCCAGGCGCGGCCGCAGCGCCCGCCGCCGTGGTGACCCCGGCGCCCGACCTCGGCCTGGACGCCGAGCAGATCGCCAATGCCCGCCTCATCATCCAGGTCGGACGCGAGCGCGGGGTGCCCGATCGCGGGATCGCGATCGCCCTGGCGACGGCAATGGTGGAGTCCTGGATCCGGAACCTGGACTGGGGCGACCGCGATTCGCTCGGCCTGTTCCAGCAGCGACCGAGCACCGGATGGGGGACGCCCGACCAGGTGCGCGACCCTGCCCGATCGGCCGCGACGTTCTACGGCGGCGCCGGAGACCCGAACGGCACCGACACGCGGGGGCTGCTCGACATCCCCGGATGGGAGTCGCTGCCCTTCACCGACGCGGCGCAGGCCGTGCAGGTGTCCGCACACCCCGAGCGCTACGGCCAATGGGAGCAGCAGGCGTACCTCTGGCTGGCCGCGCTCGGCTGA
- the def gene encoding peptide deformylase, whose amino-acid sequence MAVRAIRFFGDPVLKSPAARIETIDDGVRSLVRDLLDTVELPGRAGVAAPQIGVGLRAFSYNVDGVIGYILNPELVEVSGDPALIGEGCLSVPNLWHDTLRHPYARAVGIDLDGNEITLEGEGLMAQALQHECDHLDGILYLDRLSPAERRVAMREVRESSWF is encoded by the coding sequence ATGGCGGTCCGCGCGATCCGCTTCTTCGGCGACCCGGTCCTGAAGTCGCCCGCCGCCCGTATCGAAACGATCGACGACGGTGTGCGCTCGCTCGTGCGCGATCTGCTCGACACCGTCGAGCTGCCCGGCCGCGCCGGCGTCGCCGCCCCGCAGATCGGCGTGGGCCTGCGGGCCTTCAGCTACAACGTCGACGGAGTCATCGGCTACATCCTCAACCCGGAGCTGGTGGAGGTCTCGGGCGATCCCGCATTGATCGGCGAGGGATGCCTGTCGGTACCGAACCTCTGGCACGACACGCTGCGGCACCCGTACGCCCGCGCCGTGGGCATCGACCTCGACGGGAACGAGATCACGCTCGAGGGGGAGGGGCTCATGGCGCAGGCGCTGCAGCACGAGTGCGACCACCTCGACGGCATCCTGTATCTCGACCGGCTCTCACCGGCCGAGCGTCGTGTGGCGATGCGCGAGGTGCGCGAGTCGTCCTGGTTCTGA
- a CDS encoding Rv2175c family DNA-binding protein produces the protein MSDAENPVIPVSWLTLPEVVELTGESLSRVRRLLDENHLIGSRRDGVFRVPGLFFLDGAPLSSLRGTITVLHDAGFSDDEAIDWLLAPEESIGIAPIEALRAGRKTEVRRVAQTLA, from the coding sequence GTGAGCGATGCCGAAAACCCCGTCATTCCCGTGTCCTGGCTGACCCTTCCCGAGGTCGTCGAGCTGACGGGCGAGTCGCTGAGCCGCGTCCGTCGCCTGCTGGATGAGAATCACCTCATCGGCAGCCGCCGGGACGGGGTGTTCCGCGTTCCCGGTCTGTTCTTCCTCGACGGCGCTCCGCTGTCATCGCTGCGGGGGACGATCACGGTCCTGCACGACGCCGGCTTCTCGGACGATGAGGCGATCGACTGGCTGCTCGCTCCGGAGGAGTCCATCGGCATCGCCCCGATCGAAGCGCTGCGCGCCGGACGCAAGACCGAAGTGCGCCGCGTCGCGCAGACGCTCGCCTGA
- a CDS encoding AMP-dependent synthetase/ligase, giving the protein MSAVQFEVPAVVPADPDANITDLLVDRVKASPSRALFAVPENGGWRDISAAEFQREVVALAKGFVAAGVEPGDKVGFIARTTYDWTLVDFALFFAGAVMVPIYETSSASQIAWILTDSGATTVIAESAEHAERIAEIRATVPLVREVWTMGSGDLDTLRAGGRDVADDEIERRRNLAVGSDIATLIYTSGSTGRPKGCVLTHSNFVELARNSGKALTEVVNHPGGASTLLFITTAHVFARFISILNVHAGVKTGHQPDTKQLLPALGSFQPTFLLAVPRVFEKVYNSAEQKAEAGGKGKIFRAAAQVAIDHSRLQQEGKKVPLLTKVKFRLFDRLVYSKLRAAMGGRVQYAVSGSAPLGPRLGHFFHSLGVTILEGYGLTETTAPATVNLATKSKIGTVGPVLPGVGVRLGEDGEVEVRGINVFAEYWQNPEATAEAFHDGWFKTGDIGSFDADGFLTITGRKKEIIVTAGGKNVAPAVLEDPIRANPIVGQVVVVGDQKPFISALVTLDPEMLPTWLSNNDLPGDMTLTDAAKHDVVRAEVQRAIDEANRGVSRAESIRKFTILDTEWTEASGHLTPKMSIKRNVILTDFAGTIADIYDEPVKTSNVPLG; this is encoded by the coding sequence ATGAGCGCCGTCCAGTTCGAAGTCCCTGCCGTCGTACCCGCCGACCCCGACGCGAACATCACCGACCTGCTGGTCGACCGTGTGAAGGCCAGCCCGTCCCGCGCCCTCTTCGCTGTGCCCGAGAACGGCGGCTGGCGCGACATCTCCGCCGCCGAGTTCCAGCGCGAGGTCGTCGCTCTCGCGAAGGGATTCGTCGCCGCGGGTGTCGAGCCCGGCGACAAGGTCGGGTTCATCGCCCGCACCACCTATGACTGGACCCTGGTCGACTTCGCCCTCTTCTTCGCCGGAGCGGTGATGGTCCCGATCTACGAGACGAGCTCGGCGTCGCAGATCGCGTGGATCCTCACCGACTCGGGGGCGACGACGGTCATCGCCGAGTCGGCCGAGCATGCCGAGCGCATCGCCGAGATCCGCGCGACGGTGCCGCTCGTGCGCGAGGTATGGACCATGGGCTCGGGCGATCTCGACACCCTGCGCGCGGGCGGACGGGATGTCGCCGACGACGAGATCGAGCGCCGGCGCAACCTCGCCGTGGGCTCGGACATCGCCACCCTGATCTATACGTCCGGCTCGACCGGACGTCCCAAGGGGTGCGTCCTCACGCATAGCAACTTCGTCGAGTTGGCGCGCAACTCGGGCAAGGCGCTGACGGAGGTCGTCAACCACCCTGGGGGCGCCTCGACGCTGTTGTTCATCACGACCGCGCACGTCTTCGCGCGCTTCATCTCGATCCTCAACGTCCACGCGGGGGTCAAGACCGGGCACCAGCCCGACACGAAGCAGCTCCTGCCGGCGCTGGGGTCCTTCCAGCCGACCTTCCTGCTCGCCGTGCCTCGTGTGTTCGAGAAGGTGTACAACTCGGCCGAGCAGAAGGCTGAGGCGGGCGGCAAGGGCAAGATCTTCCGCGCGGCCGCGCAGGTCGCGATCGACCACTCGCGGCTGCAGCAGGAGGGGAAGAAGGTCCCCCTGCTGACGAAGGTGAAGTTCCGCCTGTTCGACCGCCTGGTCTACAGCAAGCTCCGCGCCGCGATGGGCGGACGCGTGCAGTACGCCGTCTCGGGCTCTGCGCCGCTCGGACCGCGCCTCGGACATTTCTTCCACAGCCTCGGCGTGACGATCCTCGAGGGGTACGGCCTGACCGAGACGACCGCCCCGGCGACGGTCAACCTCGCCACCAAGTCGAAGATCGGCACGGTCGGCCCGGTGCTGCCCGGTGTCGGCGTTCGGCTGGGCGAGGACGGCGAGGTGGAGGTCCGCGGCATCAACGTGTTCGCGGAGTACTGGCAGAACCCCGAGGCGACGGCCGAGGCGTTCCACGACGGCTGGTTCAAGACCGGCGACATCGGCTCGTTCGACGCCGACGGGTTCCTCACGATCACCGGTCGCAAGAAGGAGATCATCGTCACGGCCGGCGGCAAGAACGTCGCCCCCGCCGTGCTCGAAGACCCGATCCGCGCCAACCCGATCGTGGGTCAGGTCGTCGTGGTCGGCGACCAGAAGCCGTTCATCTCCGCCCTCGTGACCCTCGATCCCGAGATGCTTCCGACGTGGCTGTCCAACAACGATCTGCCCGGCGACATGACGCTGACGGATGCCGCGAAGCACGACGTCGTCCGCGCCGAAGTTCAGCGCGCCATCGACGAGGCCAACCGCGGTGTGTCGCGCGCGGAGTCGATCCGCAAGTTCACCATCCTCGACACGGAGTGGACCGAGGCGAGCGGGCACCTCACCCCGAAGATGAGCATCAAGCGCAACGTCATCCTCACCGACTTCGCCGGCACGATCGCCGACATCTACGACGAGCCGGTCAAGACGAGCAACGTGCCTCTGGGCTGA